In Macrotis lagotis isolate mMagLag1 chromosome 8, bilby.v1.9.chrom.fasta, whole genome shotgun sequence, a single genomic region encodes these proteins:
- the LOC141495348 gene encoding uncharacterized protein LOC141495348 isoform X1, with the protein MDASNIFLCDFGVTWDILQMLMEQIPTIGGIGLVLYFFGIIFFLMCLFHFLKCQFLPQFRRNSHFSEHIRPQNIESTVRGGMVTSAHSSYSSSATSHNAWRSHQEGTKSSEDLPSFLTSPKAKLSDKDRIRQMLCSDPCCEVCDSAALKAALLYKSPLPQLASWTLPSKLNLVPRPSHNPVASDPTSLNPSSSLAASTLPRHTASIAPIPPVNLNFTLPHSSTTPIMVQSDSESISTSRTHISVRAHTSTVARNSVRSNTSVETVPPMVLVPPLVPRLTETLTSSLLPNHSLASSVVQTASMAPVASMIPPNPKPSTPSPIPGVPQEPASATITYPSLMDLQSVNIPLSSAPTPPVASSLSTTPPTLVASLLGTVLRPPVPLSPPAPLTLTSLLAAPPAFIHTPSVAPTLSLIPNPPVAPRPSIFPIPLVTPTPSTASDLSKTPIPSLNSTLPITPTLSFAPGLRVAPVPPVTPSPFVAPAPCFPPIPSVTPNPPFSPTPFFAPSTSFAPTPSFAPVSSVAPAHSMASKPPITQTSIIDHSFLIDPTYLREQPQICHSPSVAHTSSLNPSYSRTYITSVASTSSLSPSHSTTFTSSKAPSMAPIFSRRPSFSSPSTSSIVPLKNSATSRKPARTSRFHTSSIAPKASISRTSCIARTFGETLSSSLVHDHSLVPMPSVACTTMVTCTGSTSHTHSQASPSSTICTPSLVHTPLISCGSFTTATNSVALSSQASPHLEEKICSQILRSSLLHTPSEEAHIHSPTQTTSVAATSLEKMTSSQILRFSLAGGTPVDHNPSRAHVQPITHTESWNLTSPAHTVTPRRKPWMCNKDTPIFLKPTSLVDFQLPQQSSLTPRPPSSPLAPATCGKPELLGSIPRVLTTDDAPLMTSAPLTSDIDESHATFSGISQQQNSQEYLMLPYLLLWASKLEPLSLDPSEAYLWRQNRKHNGTLPILMPEKPSDHKSSEQQKQFVPLRLQLSEQTKNARDQQHPEANKVPLLSSNAQEFLEMHITEKKAHHIRMEKELLSQATADLPPCFHHRELEKLSLVLEDTEPSAKDLWTPDPQCWSTDQPFLGSETLGNNMKPEQMSSSQQLHTPLSLILDPSTLHFLNRLCSMPGWNPESTISHNQQCIQLFWGLPSLHSESLATSYMGSSSSSRQETSIKLPPRVNPLVFFNDLCYLHLSNSANPATLPSPAQNCKLLLNSHSTSSQPLSLPHSPPLSPIPPRPSPPTRPMTSYPFPSPSLSSSLAPVRNFRTDPEETSLRIPTIYLPKFQTLEWHLLQKRLQSLWGVPHIVQRSYKAFYPLPLPLPQVHKSPFPQVQVSNWPQELPFVSKDFKKLLETHLRRRLVQHHRGIARRIEDNIKHLVLHTIPQQDPAKSKKPKPPAFQDVKHSGKRDTASDSVAVLGVGSAIMPETGLTMHTKVGPKCNPGKIPTPSKQEILQKHLIKKSLAIQQKVVPETVSRSWARYQSITLQPGQTPHRPLKMKEIVPKAPYMEDIETQTQSQTEPKSQIQPQLQFRQEAPSPIKEVFYQAETCKDVPFLNPETKKLLESHISHLHVQSKWGLPKKVLESIHLFKLKNPSSQVSPVHWLRSYSGIGERNLQEFWVVGVAREASAPVLDILEAEKSSWNIGKELGKGPQARGDWEENIFSPRPCQMDREPRQHMSEMGSRRKILELNMKHPALLQRQKDLDPSFRKKLQGKEKQDHRVIPLIEENERVDEGQRLCLLKSPCTLNNAVSFSKLNFHLKKRMVEKVLGIPLRVRESRELATRKQLQLLPSLQVEAPLVGEATESFPGPSHEREIKDAQMAEGQALSLSTLDTQDLSSLLFKAQLSNEEEFHPSVLEHSYCQRHASDTLVYLHALGFQATEVPGS; encoded by the exons ATGGATGCCAGCAACATttttctgtgtgactttggggtcACCTGGGATATACTTCAGATGCTGATGGAACAGATACCAACTATAGGGGGCATTGGCTTAGTCCTCTACTTCTTTGGCATCATATTCTTCCTTATGTGCCTCTTTCACTTCTTAAAATGCCAATTTCTACCCCAATTTAGGAGGAACAGCCATTTCAGTGAG cATATTCGGCCACAGAACATAGAATCTACAGTGAGAG GTGGAATGGTCACTTCTGCCCACAGTTCCTATTCTTCTTCAGCAACTTCACACAATG CTTGGAGGTCTCACCAAGAAGGAACCAAAAGTTCTGAGGACCTTCCATCTTTCCTGACAAG CCCCAAGGCCAAGCTCTCTGACAAGGACAGAATCAGGCAGATGCTCTGCAGTGACCCCTGCTGTGAAGTGTGCGATTCTGCGGCTTTGAAGGCTGCTCTGCTGTACAAATCCCCTCTGCCCCAACTGGCCTCCTGGACCCTGCCATCCAAACTTAACCTGGTACCCAGACCCTCACATAACCCAGTTGCATCTGATCCCACCTCACTGAATCCCTCTTCCTCTTTGGCTGCCAGTACCTTGCCACGTCATACTGCTTCTATTGCTCCCATCCCCCCAGTGAACCTCAATTTCACCCTGCCCCATTCTTCCACAACCCCCATCATGGTCCAATCTGACTCCGAGTCCATTTCCACGTCCAGGACCCATATATCAGTACGGGCTCATACCTCCACAGTTGCCCGCAATTCTGTAAGGTCAAACACTTCTGTGGAAACTGTCCCTCCCATGGTCTTAGTCCCACCATTAGTTCCTAGGCTCACAGAGACCCTCACATCCTCACTGCTTCCAAATCACTCACTAGCCTCATCCGTGGTCCAAACTGCCTCAATGGCCCCCGTTGCCTCAATGATTCCCCCAAATCCAAAGCCTTCTACTCCTTCACCCATCCCAGGTGTTCCGCAGGAACCAGCTAGCGCCACTATTACCTATCCCTCCTTAATGGATCTCCAATCAGTAAACATTCCTTTATCTTCAGCTCCTACCCCACCTGTTGCTTCCAGTCTTTCTACTACTCCACCAACGCTTGTGGCTTCCCTCCTTGGTACAGTTTTGCGCCCTCCTGTGCCTCTGTCCCCTCCTGCTCCCCTGACTCTCACCTCTCTTCTTGCAGCTCCCCCTGCTTTTATTCACACCCCTTCTGTGGCTCCAACTCTTTCTCTGATCCCCAATCCTCCTGTGGCTCCTCGCCCCTCTATTTTTCCCATTCCTCTTGTGACCCCCACCCCTTCTACTGCATCTGACCTTTCTAAAACTCCCATCCCTTCTCTTAATTCTACACTTCCTATTACCCCCACCCTATCATTTGCTCCTGGACTTCGGGTGGCTCCTGTTCCTCCAGTAACTCCTTCCCCTTTTGTAGCTCCTGCACCTTGTTTTCCTCCCATCCCTTCAGTTACTCCAaatcctcctttttctcccactCCCTTTTTTGCACCCTCCACTTCTTTTGCTCCCACTCCTTCTTTTGCTCCTGTCTCTTCAGTTGCTCCTGCCCATTCTATGGCTTCCAAGCCCCCAATAACCCAAACTTCAATAATAGACCACTCATTTTTAATAGACCCTACTTACTTAAGAGAACAGCCCCAGATCTGCCATTCTCCTTCTGTGGCCCATACCAGCTCACTGAATCCCAGCTACTCAAGAACTTACATCACTTCTGTGGCTTCTACTTCCTCCTTATCCCCTAGTCATTCAACAACCTTTACCTCCTCAAAAGCTCCTTCAATGGCCCCCATTTTCTCTAGGAGACCTAGTTTCTCCTCACCTTCCACCTCTTCAATTGTCCCCTTAAAAAATTCTGCCACATCAAGAAAACCTGCCAGGACCTCAAGGTTCCATACCTCATCAATAGCACCAAAGGCCTCTATATCCCGCACTTCATGTATAGCCAGAACATTTGGAGAAACCCTTAGCTCTTCTCTGGTTCATGACCACTCCCTCGTCCCTATGCCTTCTGTGGCCTGTACCACCATGGTGACCTGCACTGGCTCTACTAGCCATACCCATTCTCAGGCTTCTCCCTCTTCCACAATCTGTACTCCCTCTTTGGTTCATACTCCCCTTATATCCTGTGGCTCCTTTACAACTGCCACCAATTCCGTGGCTCTCTCCTCACAGGCATCCCCCCACTTAGAAGAGAAAATCTGCTCACAGATACTTAGATCATCATTGCTCCACACTCCCTCTGAAGAAGCCCATATTCATTCCCCAACTCAAACCACTTCAGTAGCAGCCACCAGTTTAGAGAAAATGACTAGTTCCCAGATCCTTAGATTTTCACTGGCAGGTGGTACTCCTGTAGACCACAATCCTTCCAGGGCCCATGTTCAACCTATAACACACACAGAATCATGGAATTTAACTTCACCAGCTCACACTGTCACACCACGTAGAAAGCCCTGGATGTGCAACAAGGATACACCCATCTTTCTGAAGCCCACCTCTTTAGTGGACTTTCAACTTCCCCAACAgtcttccctgactccaaggccaccaAGTTCTCCTTTGGCACCAGCTACATGTGGAAAACCAGAACTGCTGGGTTCCATTCCAAGAGTCTTAACCACTGATGATGCTCCTCTGATGACCTCAGCCCCATTGACTTCTGACATTGATGAATCACATGCAACCTTTTCAGGCATCTCTCAGCAGCAGAATTCCCAAGAGTATTTAATGCTCCCATATTTGTTGCTCTGGGCTTCAAAATTGGAGCCCCTTTCTCTTGACCCATCAGAAGCCTATCTCTGGAGACAAAATAGAAAACACAATGGGACCTTACCCATTCTTATGCCAGAGAAGCCAAGTGATCATAAGAGCTCagagcagcagaagcagtttgtTCCTTTACGACTGCAGCTTTCTGAACAGACCAAGAATGCCAGAGACCAGCAGCATCCAGAGGCTAATAAAGTCCCTCTCCTCAGTTCAAATGCCCAGGAGTTCCTGGAGATGCACATAACAGAAAAGAAAGCACACCATATTAGGATGGAAAAGGAATTACTGAGCCAAGCTACTGCAGATCTCCCACCCTGTTTCCACCACAGGGAATTGGAAAAATTGTCTTTAGTTCTGGAAGACACAGAACCATCTGCTAAAGATCTGTGGACCCCAGATCCACAGTGTTGGAGTACAGACCAACCCTTCTTGGGTTCTGAAACCCTTGGCAATAACATGAAACCAGAACAGATGTCCAGCTCTCAACAGCTTCACACTCCTTTATCCCTGATCCTAGACCCCAGCACCCTTCATTTTCTGAACAGACTTTGCTCCATGCCTGGGTGGAATCCTGAGAGCACAATAAGCCATAATCAACAATGCATTCAGCTCTTCTGGGGTCTTCCCTCTCTACATAGTGAATCTTTGGCGACATCCTACATGGGATCTAGTTCCTCCTCCAGGCAGGAGACCAGCATCAAATTACCACCAAGGGTAAATCCCTTAGTTTTCTTCAATGATCTTTGCTACCTCCACCTGTCTAACTCAGCGAATCCAGCCACTCTACCTTCTCCAGCCCAAAACTGTAAACTACTTCTAAATTCTCATTCAACCTCATCCCAGCCACTGTCTTTACCTCATAGTCCACCCCTATCCCCAATCCCACCCCGACCCTCACCCCCAACTCGTCCAATGACCTCATACCCATTCCCTTCTCCATCCCTATCCTCGTCACTGGCCCCAGTCAGGAACTTCAGAACTGACCCTGAAGAGACCTCATTACGGATCCCAACTATCTACCTGCCAAAGTTCCAGACCTTGGAGTGGCACCTGCTGCAGAAACGGCTCCAGTCCTTATGGGGTGTGCCCCATATTGTTCAGAGATCTTATAAAGCCTTCTACCCTTTGCCTCTCCCACTGCCCCAGGTCCATAAGTCCCCTTTCCCCCAGGTACAGGTTTCCAACTGGCCCCAGGAGCTACCTTTCGTatccaaagattttaaaaaactactggaaacccATCTTCGAAGGAGGCTTGTACAACATCACCGCGGAATTGCCCGGAGGATTGAAGACAACATCAAACACCTTGTGCTTCATACTATACCTCAGCAAGACCCTGCAAAATCCAAAAAGCCTAAACCTCCTGCATTCCAAGATGTGAAGCACTCTGGCAAAAGGGATACAGCAAGTGACTCAGTGGCTGTTCTAGGTGTGGGATCAGCAATAATGCCAGAGACAGGTCTAACTATGCACACAAAGGTGGGCCCAAAGTGCAACCCTGGGAAAATACCAACCCCAAGTAAACAGGAAATATTGCAGAAACATCTTATTAAGAAGAGCTTAGCAATACAGCAGAAAGTGGTTCCTGAGACAGTGAGTCGTTCCTGGGCAAGGTATCAGTCCATAACATTACAGCCTGGTCAGACACCACATAGACCactgaaaatgaaagagattGTCCCCAAAGCTCCATATATGGAAGACATAGAAACTCAAACTCAATCTCAAACTGAACCCAAGtcccaaatccagccccaactACAATTCCGGCAAGAGGCTCCTTCACCCATTAAAGAAGTGTTTTATCAAGCAGAAACCTGCAAGGATGTTCCATTCCTTAATCCAGAgactaaaaaactccttgaatcCCACATTAGTCATCTCCACGTTCAGTCAAAGTGGGGTTTGCCCAAAAAAGTCCTGGAATCCATCCACCTGTTTAAACTAAAAAATCCTTCAAGTCAAGTTTCACCTGTCCATTGGCTGAGGTCTTACTCTGGGATAGGGGAAAGAAACCTCCAGGAATTCTGGGTAGTTGGTGTTGCCAGAGAAGCCTCTGCTCCTGTTTtagatatcttagaagcagagaaGAGTTCCTGGAATATTGGAAAGGAACTGGGGAAAGGACCTCAGGCTAGGGGAGACTGGGAAGAGAATATATTCTCTCCTAGACCTTGCCAAATGGATAGGGAACCTAGACAGCATATGAGTGAGATGGGGTCTAGGAGGAAAATTTTAGAGTTGAATATGAAACATCCAGCTTTACTTCAAAGACAAAAGGACCTAGACCCCAGTTTCAGGAAGAAActacaaggaaaggaaaaacaggaTCACAGGGTAATTCCCCtcattgaggaaaatgagagagtAGATGAAGGCCAAAGACTTTGCCTCCTTAAGAGTCCTTGTACATTAAACAATGCCGTCAGCTTCTCCAAGCTAAATTTTCATCTGAAGAAAAGGATGGTGGAAAAGGTTTTGGGAATTCCCTTAAGGGTAAGGGAGTCTAGAGAACTGGCAACAAGAAAACAACTCcaactccttccctcccttcaagTGGAAGCCCCTCTGGTAGGTGAAGCCACTGAAAGTTTTCCAGGGCCTTCCCAtgagagagagattaaagatgCCCAGATGGCTGAGGGACAAGCCCTCTCTCTAAGCACCTTGGATACTCAGGATTTAAGTTCCCTTCTCTTTAAAGCCCAACTTAGCAATGAGGAAGAGTTCCATCCAAGCGTATTAGAACATAGCTATTGTCAGAGACACGCTTCAGACACTCTGGTCTATCTCCATGCTCTTGGTTTTCAGGCTACTGAGGTCCCCGGGTCATAA
- the LOC141495348 gene encoding uncharacterized protein LOC141495348 isoform X2, with amino-acid sequence MDASNIFLCDFGVTWDILQMLMEQIPTIGGIGLVLYFFGIIFFLMCLFHFLKCQFLPQFRRNSHFSEHIRPQNIESTVRAWRSHQEGTKSSEDLPSFLTSPKAKLSDKDRIRQMLCSDPCCEVCDSAALKAALLYKSPLPQLASWTLPSKLNLVPRPSHNPVASDPTSLNPSSSLAASTLPRHTASIAPIPPVNLNFTLPHSSTTPIMVQSDSESISTSRTHISVRAHTSTVARNSVRSNTSVETVPPMVLVPPLVPRLTETLTSSLLPNHSLASSVVQTASMAPVASMIPPNPKPSTPSPIPGVPQEPASATITYPSLMDLQSVNIPLSSAPTPPVASSLSTTPPTLVASLLGTVLRPPVPLSPPAPLTLTSLLAAPPAFIHTPSVAPTLSLIPNPPVAPRPSIFPIPLVTPTPSTASDLSKTPIPSLNSTLPITPTLSFAPGLRVAPVPPVTPSPFVAPAPCFPPIPSVTPNPPFSPTPFFAPSTSFAPTPSFAPVSSVAPAHSMASKPPITQTSIIDHSFLIDPTYLREQPQICHSPSVAHTSSLNPSYSRTYITSVASTSSLSPSHSTTFTSSKAPSMAPIFSRRPSFSSPSTSSIVPLKNSATSRKPARTSRFHTSSIAPKASISRTSCIARTFGETLSSSLVHDHSLVPMPSVACTTMVTCTGSTSHTHSQASPSSTICTPSLVHTPLISCGSFTTATNSVALSSQASPHLEEKICSQILRSSLLHTPSEEAHIHSPTQTTSVAATSLEKMTSSQILRFSLAGGTPVDHNPSRAHVQPITHTESWNLTSPAHTVTPRRKPWMCNKDTPIFLKPTSLVDFQLPQQSSLTPRPPSSPLAPATCGKPELLGSIPRVLTTDDAPLMTSAPLTSDIDESHATFSGISQQQNSQEYLMLPYLLLWASKLEPLSLDPSEAYLWRQNRKHNGTLPILMPEKPSDHKSSEQQKQFVPLRLQLSEQTKNARDQQHPEANKVPLLSSNAQEFLEMHITEKKAHHIRMEKELLSQATADLPPCFHHRELEKLSLVLEDTEPSAKDLWTPDPQCWSTDQPFLGSETLGNNMKPEQMSSSQQLHTPLSLILDPSTLHFLNRLCSMPGWNPESTISHNQQCIQLFWGLPSLHSESLATSYMGSSSSSRQETSIKLPPRVNPLVFFNDLCYLHLSNSANPATLPSPAQNCKLLLNSHSTSSQPLSLPHSPPLSPIPPRPSPPTRPMTSYPFPSPSLSSSLAPVRNFRTDPEETSLRIPTIYLPKFQTLEWHLLQKRLQSLWGVPHIVQRSYKAFYPLPLPLPQVHKSPFPQVQVSNWPQELPFVSKDFKKLLETHLRRRLVQHHRGIARRIEDNIKHLVLHTIPQQDPAKSKKPKPPAFQDVKHSGKRDTASDSVAVLGVGSAIMPETGLTMHTKVGPKCNPGKIPTPSKQEILQKHLIKKSLAIQQKVVPETVSRSWARYQSITLQPGQTPHRPLKMKEIVPKAPYMEDIETQTQSQTEPKSQIQPQLQFRQEAPSPIKEVFYQAETCKDVPFLNPETKKLLESHISHLHVQSKWGLPKKVLESIHLFKLKNPSSQVSPVHWLRSYSGIGERNLQEFWVVGVAREASAPVLDILEAEKSSWNIGKELGKGPQARGDWEENIFSPRPCQMDREPRQHMSEMGSRRKILELNMKHPALLQRQKDLDPSFRKKLQGKEKQDHRVIPLIEENERVDEGQRLCLLKSPCTLNNAVSFSKLNFHLKKRMVEKVLGIPLRVRESRELATRKQLQLLPSLQVEAPLVGEATESFPGPSHEREIKDAQMAEGQALSLSTLDTQDLSSLLFKAQLSNEEEFHPSVLEHSYCQRHASDTLVYLHALGFQATEVPGS; translated from the exons ATGGATGCCAGCAACATttttctgtgtgactttggggtcACCTGGGATATACTTCAGATGCTGATGGAACAGATACCAACTATAGGGGGCATTGGCTTAGTCCTCTACTTCTTTGGCATCATATTCTTCCTTATGTGCCTCTTTCACTTCTTAAAATGCCAATTTCTACCCCAATTTAGGAGGAACAGCCATTTCAGTGAG cATATTCGGCCACAGAACATAGAATCTACAGTGAGAG CTTGGAGGTCTCACCAAGAAGGAACCAAAAGTTCTGAGGACCTTCCATCTTTCCTGACAAG CCCCAAGGCCAAGCTCTCTGACAAGGACAGAATCAGGCAGATGCTCTGCAGTGACCCCTGCTGTGAAGTGTGCGATTCTGCGGCTTTGAAGGCTGCTCTGCTGTACAAATCCCCTCTGCCCCAACTGGCCTCCTGGACCCTGCCATCCAAACTTAACCTGGTACCCAGACCCTCACATAACCCAGTTGCATCTGATCCCACCTCACTGAATCCCTCTTCCTCTTTGGCTGCCAGTACCTTGCCACGTCATACTGCTTCTATTGCTCCCATCCCCCCAGTGAACCTCAATTTCACCCTGCCCCATTCTTCCACAACCCCCATCATGGTCCAATCTGACTCCGAGTCCATTTCCACGTCCAGGACCCATATATCAGTACGGGCTCATACCTCCACAGTTGCCCGCAATTCTGTAAGGTCAAACACTTCTGTGGAAACTGTCCCTCCCATGGTCTTAGTCCCACCATTAGTTCCTAGGCTCACAGAGACCCTCACATCCTCACTGCTTCCAAATCACTCACTAGCCTCATCCGTGGTCCAAACTGCCTCAATGGCCCCCGTTGCCTCAATGATTCCCCCAAATCCAAAGCCTTCTACTCCTTCACCCATCCCAGGTGTTCCGCAGGAACCAGCTAGCGCCACTATTACCTATCCCTCCTTAATGGATCTCCAATCAGTAAACATTCCTTTATCTTCAGCTCCTACCCCACCTGTTGCTTCCAGTCTTTCTACTACTCCACCAACGCTTGTGGCTTCCCTCCTTGGTACAGTTTTGCGCCCTCCTGTGCCTCTGTCCCCTCCTGCTCCCCTGACTCTCACCTCTCTTCTTGCAGCTCCCCCTGCTTTTATTCACACCCCTTCTGTGGCTCCAACTCTTTCTCTGATCCCCAATCCTCCTGTGGCTCCTCGCCCCTCTATTTTTCCCATTCCTCTTGTGACCCCCACCCCTTCTACTGCATCTGACCTTTCTAAAACTCCCATCCCTTCTCTTAATTCTACACTTCCTATTACCCCCACCCTATCATTTGCTCCTGGACTTCGGGTGGCTCCTGTTCCTCCAGTAACTCCTTCCCCTTTTGTAGCTCCTGCACCTTGTTTTCCTCCCATCCCTTCAGTTACTCCAaatcctcctttttctcccactCCCTTTTTTGCACCCTCCACTTCTTTTGCTCCCACTCCTTCTTTTGCTCCTGTCTCTTCAGTTGCTCCTGCCCATTCTATGGCTTCCAAGCCCCCAATAACCCAAACTTCAATAATAGACCACTCATTTTTAATAGACCCTACTTACTTAAGAGAACAGCCCCAGATCTGCCATTCTCCTTCTGTGGCCCATACCAGCTCACTGAATCCCAGCTACTCAAGAACTTACATCACTTCTGTGGCTTCTACTTCCTCCTTATCCCCTAGTCATTCAACAACCTTTACCTCCTCAAAAGCTCCTTCAATGGCCCCCATTTTCTCTAGGAGACCTAGTTTCTCCTCACCTTCCACCTCTTCAATTGTCCCCTTAAAAAATTCTGCCACATCAAGAAAACCTGCCAGGACCTCAAGGTTCCATACCTCATCAATAGCACCAAAGGCCTCTATATCCCGCACTTCATGTATAGCCAGAACATTTGGAGAAACCCTTAGCTCTTCTCTGGTTCATGACCACTCCCTCGTCCCTATGCCTTCTGTGGCCTGTACCACCATGGTGACCTGCACTGGCTCTACTAGCCATACCCATTCTCAGGCTTCTCCCTCTTCCACAATCTGTACTCCCTCTTTGGTTCATACTCCCCTTATATCCTGTGGCTCCTTTACAACTGCCACCAATTCCGTGGCTCTCTCCTCACAGGCATCCCCCCACTTAGAAGAGAAAATCTGCTCACAGATACTTAGATCATCATTGCTCCACACTCCCTCTGAAGAAGCCCATATTCATTCCCCAACTCAAACCACTTCAGTAGCAGCCACCAGTTTAGAGAAAATGACTAGTTCCCAGATCCTTAGATTTTCACTGGCAGGTGGTACTCCTGTAGACCACAATCCTTCCAGGGCCCATGTTCAACCTATAACACACACAGAATCATGGAATTTAACTTCACCAGCTCACACTGTCACACCACGTAGAAAGCCCTGGATGTGCAACAAGGATACACCCATCTTTCTGAAGCCCACCTCTTTAGTGGACTTTCAACTTCCCCAACAgtcttccctgactccaaggccaccaAGTTCTCCTTTGGCACCAGCTACATGTGGAAAACCAGAACTGCTGGGTTCCATTCCAAGAGTCTTAACCACTGATGATGCTCCTCTGATGACCTCAGCCCCATTGACTTCTGACATTGATGAATCACATGCAACCTTTTCAGGCATCTCTCAGCAGCAGAATTCCCAAGAGTATTTAATGCTCCCATATTTGTTGCTCTGGGCTTCAAAATTGGAGCCCCTTTCTCTTGACCCATCAGAAGCCTATCTCTGGAGACAAAATAGAAAACACAATGGGACCTTACCCATTCTTATGCCAGAGAAGCCAAGTGATCATAAGAGCTCagagcagcagaagcagtttgtTCCTTTACGACTGCAGCTTTCTGAACAGACCAAGAATGCCAGAGACCAGCAGCATCCAGAGGCTAATAAAGTCCCTCTCCTCAGTTCAAATGCCCAGGAGTTCCTGGAGATGCACATAACAGAAAAGAAAGCACACCATATTAGGATGGAAAAGGAATTACTGAGCCAAGCTACTGCAGATCTCCCACCCTGTTTCCACCACAGGGAATTGGAAAAATTGTCTTTAGTTCTGGAAGACACAGAACCATCTGCTAAAGATCTGTGGACCCCAGATCCACAGTGTTGGAGTACAGACCAACCCTTCTTGGGTTCTGAAACCCTTGGCAATAACATGAAACCAGAACAGATGTCCAGCTCTCAACAGCTTCACACTCCTTTATCCCTGATCCTAGACCCCAGCACCCTTCATTTTCTGAACAGACTTTGCTCCATGCCTGGGTGGAATCCTGAGAGCACAATAAGCCATAATCAACAATGCATTCAGCTCTTCTGGGGTCTTCCCTCTCTACATAGTGAATCTTTGGCGACATCCTACATGGGATCTAGTTCCTCCTCCAGGCAGGAGACCAGCATCAAATTACCACCAAGGGTAAATCCCTTAGTTTTCTTCAATGATCTTTGCTACCTCCACCTGTCTAACTCAGCGAATCCAGCCACTCTACCTTCTCCAGCCCAAAACTGTAAACTACTTCTAAATTCTCATTCAACCTCATCCCAGCCACTGTCTTTACCTCATAGTCCACCCCTATCCCCAATCCCACCCCGACCCTCACCCCCAACTCGTCCAATGACCTCATACCCATTCCCTTCTCCATCCCTATCCTCGTCACTGGCCCCAGTCAGGAACTTCAGAACTGACCCTGAAGAGACCTCATTACGGATCCCAACTATCTACCTGCCAAAGTTCCAGACCTTGGAGTGGCACCTGCTGCAGAAACGGCTCCAGTCCTTATGGGGTGTGCCCCATATTGTTCAGAGATCTTATAAAGCCTTCTACCCTTTGCCTCTCCCACTGCCCCAGGTCCATAAGTCCCCTTTCCCCCAGGTACAGGTTTCCAACTGGCCCCAGGAGCTACCTTTCGTatccaaagattttaaaaaactactggaaacccATCTTCGAAGGAGGCTTGTACAACATCACCGCGGAATTGCCCGGAGGATTGAAGACAACATCAAACACCTTGTGCTTCATACTATACCTCAGCAAGACCCTGCAAAATCCAAAAAGCCTAAACCTCCTGCATTCCAAGATGTGAAGCACTCTGGCAAAAGGGATACAGCAAGTGACTCAGTGGCTGTTCTAGGTGTGGGATCAGCAATAATGCCAGAGACAGGTCTAACTATGCACACAAAGGTGGGCCCAAAGTGCAACCCTGGGAAAATACCAACCCCAAGTAAACAGGAAATATTGCAGAAACATCTTATTAAGAAGAGCTTAGCAATACAGCAGAAAGTGGTTCCTGAGACAGTGAGTCGTTCCTGGGCAAGGTATCAGTCCATAACATTACAGCCTGGTCAGACACCACATAGACCactgaaaatgaaagagattGTCCCCAAAGCTCCATATATGGAAGACATAGAAACTCAAACTCAATCTCAAACTGAACCCAAGtcccaaatccagccccaactACAATTCCGGCAAGAGGCTCCTTCACCCATTAAAGAAGTGTTTTATCAAGCAGAAACCTGCAAGGATGTTCCATTCCTTAATCCAGAgactaaaaaactccttgaatcCCACATTAGTCATCTCCACGTTCAGTCAAAGTGGGGTTTGCCCAAAAAAGTCCTGGAATCCATCCACCTGTTTAAACTAAAAAATCCTTCAAGTCAAGTTTCACCTGTCCATTGGCTGAGGTCTTACTCTGGGATAGGGGAAAGAAACCTCCAGGAATTCTGGGTAGTTGGTGTTGCCAGAGAAGCCTCTGCTCCTGTTTtagatatcttagaagcagagaaGAGTTCCTGGAATATTGGAAAGGAACTGGGGAAAGGACCTCAGGCTAGGGGAGACTGGGAAGAGAATATATTCTCTCCTAGACCTTGCCAAATGGATAGGGAACCTAGACAGCATATGAGTGAGATGGGGTCTAGGAGGAAAATTTTAGAGTTGAATATGAAACATCCAGCTTTACTTCAAAGACAAAAGGACCTAGACCCCAGTTTCAGGAAGAAActacaaggaaaggaaaaacaggaTCACAGGGTAATTCCCCtcattgaggaaaatgagagagtAGATGAAGGCCAAAGACTTTGCCTCCTTAAGAGTCCTTGTACATTAAACAATGCCGTCAGCTTCTCCAAGCTAAATTTTCATCTGAAGAAAAGGATGGTGGAAAAGGTTTTGGGAATTCCCTTAAGGGTAAGGGAGTCTAGAGAACTGGCAACAAGAAAACAACTCcaactccttccctcccttcaagTGGAAGCCCCTCTGGTAGGTGAAGCCACTGAAAGTTTTCCAGGGCCTTCCCAtgagagagagattaaagatgCCCAGATGGCTGAGGGACAAGCCCTCTCTCTAAGCACCTTGGATACTCAGGATTTAAGTTCCCTTCTCTTTAAAGCCCAACTTAGCAATGAGGAAGAGTTCCATCCAAGCGTATTAGAACATAGCTATTGTCAGAGACACGCTTCAGACACTCTGGTCTATCTCCATGCTCTTGGTTTTCAGGCTACTGAGGTCCCCGGGTCATAA